In Vicia villosa cultivar HV-30 ecotype Madison, WI linkage group LG7, Vvil1.0, whole genome shotgun sequence, the DNA window ttggctttaactctaaaccttctaaaaatgggatggtgatttgcgaacggctaaacatttccattaGCCAAAAGTAATGACTCtcattcccttctttattaggaacttgtagaGGAAGTAATTCCCATGAGATTTTATGCTCCTTTacattactactcttcttcaactctaagtcaaccatattctcttttgaaaaagtttcaacttttgaagtttctaactcattcacgacttctttgattatatcctctttttttgttccttcgactaacacatcatctacttttttaggaggtcttggataaggtggcttcattgagagctcatactcaacttctatatttttcttgatgtttacataatctatattatccttttcaacaacatcttccttgtcatcaacttcctcctccactctcttctttccaacatcctcaccaatcacttttacactccttatagaagtagtgttgcaagtttctacacaagtcgtagggttttgaaaagttgagttttgacttacgttttgctcggttaagaatttggtaagttgaacatcttgagtttcccggttttgttgaatggctaaagagaattgcatgaattgattcatggttttctctaactcagagggtcctCATTGATAACCTTGATTAAAGTGTGAAAGCCTTTGTTTTTGATATTCATGGTTAtccatatgatactccatcgcatcttccggtgtgcaccatccgatatcatgaaactcattaacttgaggtgtgaactgtgacacacttcgaaggagatactccatttgttgagttaggatctcgttttgagcataaATCGCAACATTTATATTTGGATCGAACATTCCGACAgacaaaaatctacaaaactagcaaacaagtgaaataagaaggagaaaataataataataaaaaaatcaaaattaaaagactattgcaataacaaaatctaaaataaagtaactaactaaaaatctaaaataaaggaactaaactaaaaatctaaaataaagtaactaaacaaaaaaatctaaaaataagcaACTAGAAATCAAAACTTTTCTCTCTAAGATCTCTAAAAATAAGCAACTAGAAATCAAAGATCTCTAAACTTTTCCCTCCTCTaaacttttctctcttttcattatTCCAACGTAGGGGTGGTTTTTGGccatttttggctagaaatcacccCTCCCTCAACAccgttttctttctctttttatttaaataagtggttatccatataaatttgcttcttcttttgtgtgtttttaagttttcatcgtcttgtgcggtgtttgttggttttcccgtcttagtacggtgtttgttggtttttccgtcttagtacggtgtttgttggttcagATTGACACATTTACTTTAAATCATTGCAGATTTGAGGAAGACTTGGGCGTCAATGTTgcagatccagaagtatgaatattctggtgacttttattttgtcatatttgtaggcactttcagtttgccgttgtatgctattaacctaggtgttgcaagattgtttgcagattcacctttttccgtttttagcgatcttgaattggtaatgatcgatgtatttttcaatttgaatgaatgaatatctttttagtaaaaaaaaaaacaaaaaatctaaaattaagtaactaactaaaaataatacgactattgcaatgcgtgcaatattgacacagtcctcggcaacggcgccaatttgttgaaagtattttgggtaaatattttctaatatatcgtatccacagagactgagtaatattgctgccgttctatagtcgaattataatgagttagtgaaaagtattggttttgattgtttgatctcaaattgcaaataacagaataataattgaaaaataaaaagcttaaagatgaataacaatggtgaatgaatatgttgagttctagggttaatcaacctattcatatgcaataatcaattaatccacaagtgaacattatctaagttattatcttcattcatcctcaaaactgatattatgtctaatgatcaatctagaaccacctccaccggtatgatattcgatctctcagaataacgataaagataaagggaattaaccgcgatgattgatgaaaacttcttcaaaatctcatctctgagtattaatcaacaattcaatgtaaaaacctaggtcaaaagtataaaccctatctctcgattgatagttcaacgatgatataaaataaaagcaaggtttttcattgataataaaacttaaacaattgttcacaggaattaatcaaagtaattgcgtcttcataggttaactactaccttaaactcaacacaatggggtttagctctccatagccatgaagaacacacaaagttttatggaaggattcatcttcatcaagggaatgtcttcaattggtgttgaattctccgtcggaagtGGCTTTatgctctggaataggattgctctatgaatttcgttcaccaaagattcctctcttatgaggattagggcttctatttataacaattcaTCCTTGTAACGCAACCACCGCGGCGCGGCACGGATTGGCGAGGCGCGAGCCAAAGTCAGAAGTGATGGCGTGTCTCTCCCCTTATCACCGCGGCTCGGCCTCTGCTTCATCCTCCTTCTTTCTAATTTCTCTTCTCCAGAATCTCTACGCCTTCGTGTGTCTTCGTCTttacttttcaacattaaaatctgcacaaataacacccaaagtgatgcaagtcgctctacaattagcatcaaacctctagagttcaattctaaccataaaatccttaaaaatcataagatatgtttaacttcagatcaaaaggtagttaatttaacacatgaaaatactactaattcactcctaataGTGGCACGTTAACTCCTCATTTGCTTTAGAGGCAAAGATTCAATCTGATTTTGTCTGAAATTTGAATGTGTTAGACTATATAATCGATGATCATAATTGATTATTACCTTGTTTTCAATCTCCTTGGGCATTGGACTGGGGTTTTGACTTTGCCACCCTGCTTTTACAACATTTTCATCCTTTTGCACCCTTTTTTTCAAAAGTGCTGTAACACTCAaacattttattaataataacaatttttaaatgattatttagAGCGTTAATCAATTTTTTGTGGTTATCAATTTCTAAAAAGTGTACTACCTTAAATATCAAGTACTTTTTTATAATGAGTCCCTCTTTCGAAAAATGACAGAATTGTTGATTCTTCTTTGCGAATTATGTGATATGAGAGTTGGTTAAAACTACGGGATAGATAGATCTAATACAAACTTATGTTCTTAACCTACTAAGAGGTTAACATGTCATCATAGATCATAATTGTTGAGACCATCCTCAACGAAAAATTTTCTTTGATCACGACTGTTGATATCTTCGATTAGTGAACATTATTGGATCACAATCATGTTTGGTGCCATGCACATCATGTATACTCAAAGGTATACATCTTACTTTGCACGGACTCAGTAAATACGCAATACGACATCATTGAAGTTGCAAAGCACCCCAACAAAACACATTAGATTTTCATCTTTGATATCCAAATCTTCTTGGGTACCTTTAAATCTTcttaaagtttcaaaacaaaatgGCTCTAAGTGCCCAAATCTATCATAGTAAAAGAAATTATAAACAAGGCAATTCAATTTCTTCCTATTAAAGCCTTAATTATGTGATTTACCAGATTTAAACCCTAGTCCTGTTTTATTcaaggaaggcctttgattttatataatcaaatctaggttttatttttcctaattaaaTTATAACTTGGGGTTTCATGCAGatattttactttgtttttcatCAAGATACAATCTCAACTTTCCAGCTTGGTTTATAATAATATTAGTCATCACCAATGACAACAAACTCAATCTTGCAAAAACCTGAAAAACTTTACCCATTCTTCAAAATAATTAGTTTCAAAATTGTGTCTCCCTCAATCAATTACAAATCTCTCATTATCAAGATCTGAAATCAAAATAaagattgaagaagaaagaatttTGTCACAACGGTTTTGAACTTTTTCAAAAGTTAGAGGAAGTTTGTTTAacaaaatgatgataaaatatttttataagtgtTTCATATTAAGcacaaaaatggatgaaaaaagTAATTAGATTCGAATGAAGAACATTTAATGAattgagtcaaatgagcaagtgaAGTGGAATAAGAATGATAAATATTTTCAACCCATTTTCAATCTGATGTGAATCAAGAACAAAGTCTGATTCTAATCAAAGACCCCGTGATTCGAATCATGTGTAAATCATGATTCAAATCTACTCCAACAAAGCCAAATGgaaaatgttaaaaatatatcTGATTCGAATCAGGTGTAAAGTCTAATTCGaatcaaatcaaacaaagataaCCAAAAAACACCTGATTCAAATTAAGTGTAAATTCTAATTCAAATCAAAGTGTTTGAAAACCTTTTATTTGTCGCTATTTTAATTTGATTCTAGTCATGATGTGTGCTTATTTCAAATTAAACACacaaaatatcaatttttcatagttttcaaaataCTTTGAGATTTTTCTTTCCACCTAACTTGAATCAATAACACATATGGCTATTATTCCATGAACTCGTGCAATTCACTACATTCTCCTCTTAAATAATCGTATTGGACATGCAACTACATTCTCCACCTTTTTTATGCTTGGAAAGCTTTCACTTGGAATTGAGTCGAATAGCACAAAAATGCTCATGCTCCCCTTAAAATATTGCACTCAAACCATAACACAAAACGCATAAAACAATACTAGACTCCATTAAACTTTCTCCCCTTTTTGATGACATCAAAAACAAATATATCAAATGATTCTACAAACCAAATAACCAACGACAAACAAATAATTCCATATGAGCTAGATAATTAAGAAGAATTTACAACCATAGAGATCGGATACAGAATACAAATATAAACATGTTACATGCCACCAAATGCAAATAGATATGCAACATTAACATTCAACAACATACAGTTAAGTGATTAAAACTATAATGTAAAGGAATGTATTAACAACATAAATAATGcatgaacaaatatacaaatgcTCGAGTGCACATAATTAACATCACACATTTAAAAGATTTAGATGTCAACAAGAACAATAAAAACTTGCTCTACATGAACAAGTAAAGGAAAGAAGGTAATAAGCAAACTAATGAATATATTTGGTAATGTCGAAGTCCACTCCTCTTTTGTCTTTGTCAGTAAGCATGTTAGATGTCATAGGTGTTGAGATACTTTTCGAATATTTCATATTGAACTTCTTTAAAAGCTCTAAGCAGTATTATGTTTGACTTATGAAGGTCCCTTCTTCGGCTTTCTTGAATTGCAATCCTAAGAAATATATCAGCACTCCCATAAGAGACATCtcaaattctccttgcatcaaaCTTGCAAACTCTCGACAAAGAAATTTGTTAGTAGAAccgaaaataatatcatctacatatatttgaactaAAAGAATATGATTTCCTTGACGTCTAATAAAAAAAGTGTTGTCGACTTTACCACGATTGAATTCTTGTTTAATGAAAAATCCACTCACtcgctcataccaagctctagactcttttaattttaaaaaaagttaagaTTATCGTGATCTTCAAAATCCAGGGGTTGTGAGAGATACACGTGGGGGTTGTGATCTCCTTGTAGTCTATTCCTTCAGATTGACTATATCCTTTTACCACTAATCTTGCTTTATTTATAGTAATTACGCCATTTTCACCCATCTTGTTTCTAAATACCCATCTAGTGCCAATGACGATTTTATCAACTGGGCACAGAACAAGGTCTGAAATATTGTTCCCTTTAAATGGGATAAGTTCTTCTTGGATAACAAGTAACCATTCCTCGTCAAGTAAGGCATCAAATATCGATTAAGGTTTAATCTAAGAAATGAAAGCATAGTATTTATAGAAATTATTAGCATGGGTTCTAGTACTTACACCTCTTTTGATATCTCCTACAATTTGATCCAACGCATGATCATTGCGATTGTACAATCTTGAGGAACTTTGTTCAAGGTATATTATTTATCTTATATATAGTGGAATGAGACAAACATATCAACAACACAAAGTAAGAGAAAACAGACAAATGAAAAACCAAATGTTGAATTTGTCTCAAAATTACGACACTGGAGTATACTTGAGCACCCTAGAGGGACGTGTCACACCCTACTACAGGGACCTAGGAACACATCTAGGAACAATCCTCCAAAATATCTCAAAGATGAGACTAGCATTTAATGCGCTTATTTCCAAGGTTACTCATAGAGGCTCCCAAATCGTTTCCACTCTAGCAAGTACAAATCGAAGAATCGAACAcaggattttgaaaatctcctCGTTGATCCGCTACCACAAGCCTTGGCGGAAATTGTTTTGGGTTTCCCATAGGTCTAATAAGAGATTTTTCCCTACTACCCCCGGTTATACTTGATACCCCCATGATTTTTTATATTAACCAAAATGTCTTGTTTATTATTGACCTCATCTCAAATTACATTTGGACCAAAAAAATTACtctaaaaaaatagtaaaattcaaaaaaaaaaaatcactagCATATTTAATAAATCCAATAGTTTTTGGGTTGATACTAAGCAAATTTTTACCGCATTTTAAAAAAATCGGTATGAGTTTTTACCGGATTTTTGAAAATCCGGTAGATCATATCGAATATTCctataaaaaacaaatttaacactaaaaaattttttttattaatccgGTAAATTTTGTATGTTTTGTAGTTTTccgataaaattataaaaaaaattcaaaagtctaTGATTTTATCTGTCATATTTAAGTAACTCgatataaaaaatatgattttaaacGGTATAAAATCatagatttttgaaaaaaaatgatgttACACCTGTTTTAAAAATATGTGTAAAATCTATGCTTTTGCATCACTTTTTCTAAAAATTCGGTAAAATTGCTCAGAAGCCATAGGCCATGTAACCATAGGCACACCTGCAATGGCTCCTTCTAAAACTGAATTCCATCCACAATGAGTCACAAATGCACCAATTGCTTCatgttcaagaatcatcacttgTGGTGCCCAACCTCTTAAAATCATTCCATTTCCTTCCTTTCTTTCCTCAAATTGTTCCGGTAACCATTCTTCTCCGTCTTCTTCGCTCTTTCTAACCACCCAAATAAATTTCTGTTCCAAAGCCTCAAGTCCCATGGCAATTTCTCTAAGCTGAGAGTTAGAAAAATGTGCCATACTACCATGACAAACGTAAACAACCGAGTTTGTTTTCATCGTATCAAGCCATTTTAAACACACATGTTGATGTTGATCAATAGAAATAGAAGCTTCTTTATTCCAAAGAGGCAAAGGACCAATATGCCATGCTTTTCTTCCAAGTACATTCCTATAATAATCTGCATAAACATTTTCAAGTTCATAGAAGCTGTTAACAACTACTCCAAAGCTCTTAATTTCTGAATCCTTTGCTTCATGCATTAATTTAGCCATCCCTTCTAATTCCTTCCAGTCTTCAAAAGGTGCAGTCTGCAACCTTGTTATTTTAATCTCACCAGGAAGATTAGAAATAACAAAAGGTTCTGAATCAGAAGAAACACTCCTG includes these proteins:
- the LOC131619545 gene encoding scopoletin glucosyltransferase-like, coding for MLPEPLEELLLEQHPDCIVADMFFPWATDSALKFGIPRLVFHGTCFFSLCATKCYSIYQPFRSVSSDSEPFVISNLPGEIKITRLQTAPFEDWKELEGMAKLMHEAKDSEIKSFGVVVNSFYELENVYADYYRNVLGRKAWHIGPLPLWNKEASISIDQHQHVCLKWLDTMKTNSVVYVCHGSMAHFSNSQLREIAMGLEALEQKFIWVVRKSEEDGEEWLPEQFEERKEGNGMILRGWAPQVMILEHEAIGAFVTHCGWNSVLEGAIAGVPMVTWPMASEQFYRIFRKSDAKA